Proteins encoded together in one Chelonoidis abingdonii isolate Lonesome George chromosome 1, CheloAbing_2.0, whole genome shotgun sequence window:
- the LOC116830425 gene encoding olfactory receptor 51L1-like, with the protein IRAELSLHQPMYYFLSMLALTDLGLSASTMPTMLSIFLLNSRKVNADACFAQLYFIHTFSVMESAVLLAMAFDCFVAIHKPLRYTSILTNATVARIGLVFMVRSVVMVMPTPVLLRQLRYCLPNVLSHSFCLHQDVMKLACSNRTINSIYGLFVVISTMGLDVLLIVLSYVMIVTTVLSIASKEERLKALNTCVSHICAILIFYIPMIGISMIHRFKESASPLVPVLMADVYVLVPPVMNPIVYSVKTKQIRRRIVQRFQRKRIPNKD; encoded by the coding sequence ATACGGGCGGAGCTGAGCCTCCACCAGCCCATGTACTATTTCCTGAGCATGCTGGCGCTCACCGACCTGGGTCTGTCAGCTTCCACAATGCCCACAATGCTGAGCATCTTCCTGCTTAATTCCAGGAAGGTTAATGCTGATGCTTGCTTCGCCCAGCTATACTTCATCCACACCTTCTCTGTCATGGAGTCAGCCGTGTTGCTGGCCATGGCCTTTGACTGCTTTGTGGCCATTCACAAGCCCCTGAGGTACACCTCAATCTTAACCAATGCCACTGTTGCCAGGATAGGGCTGGTTTTCATGGTGAGGAGCGTGGTCATGGTAATGCCAACCCCTGTTCTCCTCCGGCAGCTGCGGTATTGTCTTCCCAATGTCCTCTCCCACTCCTTCTGCCTGCACCAGGATGTCATGAAGCTGGCCTGCTCCAACAGGACGATCAACAGCATCTACGGCTTGTTTGTGGTCATCAGCACGATGGGCTTAGATGTGCTTCTCATTGTACTATCCTATGTCATGATCGTTACAACTGTGTTGAGCATTGCATCGAAGGAGGAGCGCCTCAAGGCTCTGAACACCTGCGTTTCCCACATCTGTGCCATCCTGATCTTCTACATCCCCATGATTGGCATCTCCATGATCCATCGTTTCAAGGAAAGTGCCTCTCCCCTCGTCCCCGTCCTCATGGCCGATGTCTATGTGCTGGTCCCACCCGTGATGAACCCAATCGTGTACAGTGTGAAGACCAAGCAGATCCGCAGGAGGATAGTCCAGAGGTTCCAGAGAAAGAGGATCCCAAATAAAGACTGA